The nucleotide sequence GTCGCAACGATAAGTAACAGTCTATACTCGTAATATGCACCATAAAATCAGTCGACTGTAATGGGCGTAGGGTTTGACACGAAGGTACATCGGTAGTGGTGGGGAAGGAATTAAACAACACGGTCAAAAAGGGATGTACTCAAGGAGTAAAAACGAGATACTACTGAAAATCAAAATCAGGTGGAATTTACAGGGTGGATCCCGCTTCAGTAGACTCAGTCTTAACATTTAGTCAACGGATTTGTCATATATGCACATTACGCTACACGTAACACTAGCATTGATTACTTGGTTCAAACGCGCAAGCAGTACTTCCAGCTTATGTAGGGGTAAGTGCAACGACAGAACGAGATAACAGTTTCCTAAAGATCACCGATGGGAAGGTGAGATTCTACTAATATTTTGAACCTGAAAATTGAACACCCGCACCAGAAAAACGTCATTCGTCACTCATGGAGACTATTGCATATGTATTgatcaataataaaacaaagTCTACAATGCGTAcgatcagtcagctacaacgtaggaccagacacatgtgcgtcggttcaagttgccacgcctcattagcacaacaagatgaacaccgagtTCATAGAACCAGTTAAATCAGTGGTGGTGgtagtatataaaagaaagattgcatataaagacatagtacaagaagaattagttcgtaggaagAAAAATATGAcgcgattttaatttcatagttcaaagacaaagagtgtatacacctacgccattgtgatcgattccgagccatgtcacatagtctccaaccattggttacgatagtcatgcggaccccaaccaagtagtctgtatctactaTCAACGTGGAATCAAATTTCAACAatattttcattacaaactCAGTAAATTGGTAGTCAGTAGCATAAGCTATTATGAACAACTAATAAAACTACAGTGTAATGTATCTACTTTCTCATAGTACTAGTAGTATCCAACAGCTATCGTTTGACAATCTTAGTCACTGTATGAACAGGCTGGTGATTTAAACGAGTGTCTAGCCTCAGTGATGTATACCTAATCAAGAAACGCTACTTAGAAATGATTGAAGTCTAGCACAATGCACTACCTATCTGGATGTTGCTGATTTTCACAGACTTGGCTTAAAACACCATGAAtacaagaaataataataatcagaccAGATCGAGACATGATAAGCTTTGTTAACTTTTGGCACTACTGACCACATATAACTGAAAGTACGATGGAAGCAAATTGTCGACCAGTAAAAATGTAATCTAGGATTTGTGCCTCCGAAAGACTTAACATCACACAAGCAAGTGACTTCGTATGTCCATGTTTTTGGAAAATGTTTAGACAACTTACTAATAAACAGCATATGCTATATAGCATTCGTCGTAAAGTTCATTTTAATGAGTAATGGGGAAAGGAACTAAAAAACTTAGCTTCTAATACTTAATAGGCCACTGCTTCACAGGCCTATAATACGCTACGCTTTAAAGGTAACTTCAAAATTTAGACACGACTCTGTGAACATGGTGGAATGCACATTATTAAAGTCACCCGCCAATAAACGTACATACGGGAAAACATTGAAAAAGTGAAATACTATATATGAGATATTCTCATGAACTTACTCAACTTCCTCCCCAGCAAACTGATACTTTTTTACAACATTTACTTTTTCAGTGCTATTCTTTAATGTGTTATTCGTGGAAAACTGTGCTTACAGATTTCTCGGTACTATCGGAATTTAGAAACTCGTTCCACACTTTATCTTCGTAGGCTTTCACATCCTCGGTAGTGGAAAGCGGTGAACAGTCGGTAATCTAAAACTTGGCCATTACTGACACTAATAAGCAAACCTTGGATTTTTTCGAGTTCCTAAATAATCAGCTAATGGTTAAATCATCATTAAGTTGTACTCATACCTTTTAGCAGGACGTTTTTTACTTGACTGACTGGTTAAACTATCTAAGGCCAGATCTAGGGAGGGAATGATTTTACCACTAATACAGTCTGAATCTCCTGATTCTGACTCATCGCTATATTCGCTTTCTGAGTCTTCTTCCAATTTAGAAGCTTTAactaaatattgaaaaatatagTCCTAGAGTTATATCTACCTGGAGGGATATATTCTTCATCTGAAGTAGATTCATCTTCCGAAAGACTCATGATTATAAGTGGAAACCGAAGTTGCCTCTCTTTCGCACAACGACCTTGAAAGACAGTCATTCCATTTTCGAAGTACTTCAGGTTTGTGACCCATTTGTAAGTTAGCCTAACATCGTAGTGCGTGTGATGAGCGACTAGATTTATTGGCCGAAATCGCATCTGGAGTAAACTAATTACTAAGATGCGTGTAAATTCTCGGcataattatatttcaaatgacTGCAACTGCGCAATAAGTTAATGGTCCAAATAATCAATCAGTAATTTAAAATCAAATTTCGTTTCTATCGTACTGTGTCGCTTGTGCAATACTGTCTTCCCCTACTTTCCTTCCCTATTCCATCCAAAGAAGAAAAATTCGCTTTAGTTGCGGTTATGGtgacatatattcagtgattttttgtAAAGACAAAATAATAACCGTATTTTCtctctaatttgtcacactttatatgtaaccacatttttattcaatatctgtttttctgtatcacttgttaaaaaacgatgataattgtttcgatgacTAATTTACGACTTTACTACCGCGTggtttgaaaatataaaacGCTATCTACACCGCTTGTTCTTCTGCTTTATTGGCCACGGTTTTGACTGAAGACTGCGATAGTGTTATAACATCCTTTTAGGCCTTTCGACACCACGTTGGACTTTTAGCACGGATTATGATattataatactattggactcTGTTTTTCTCAATGCGCTGTAGCGGTAaacaaatccccaaaataaatagctctgtaagttttcgacgttggatgctgaccacatgtttcaGTGGACTCAACTCCTGAAGGCGCTTGGTCatacatctgcaccagatcacatgtgggaacgccatgctcaactgctactgcaatcgctagtcagattagatcagagaattccgatatattggttatcgccaaatacactcttccgatctcttcgactctgtcttttaatttctcttggtgggtacgaattatattagatgttactggtaaaagcgttgtcaaacactgaatacctgtgccatcttcaacgCCGTCGGTGCACTCACTTGGAGAGGAGCCTTCGTCAATCAAGTGAACTTATTTGTGGTTGTTATTCTCACGAGGCAGCTTACCATTTGTATCTTAACTATATTTTATTACCCTTGGTTTTTACTCACAGACAGACGCCTAGAGTTTTTACTGCTAACTTTcttggtatattattattaatctagcGTATCGATATATCTTGTATCAGCTTTTTCGCTGGGAACCACCACacggtaaataaatctccaaagTCAATGGCTCTGTAAGTCCTAACCATTTGATGTTGGCTTCATCAGTTTTACTGAACACAACCTAGCTAAAGGCGATCTTGCACGCATTCGTACCAGAACACAAGTGTGCACATCGTGCTACGCATCATTTGCAACAGGTAACCAGCTTTGGCAAAACACTCCTCGACATAcggatatatataaatatatattcaaaccACTCAATTTCTGATTTGTCTGGGTAGGTTTATTTCCATTTTGAAAGAGTTTAGTTAAGACGTTGTCAAACTCTGAGCACTTGTAGCGCGTTCAGTGTTAGACGCGACGCGGTTTAGTACTTTGGACGGTAAACTGTTGGTCTGTTTTTTGTTGGATCATTatattgtagtgacctacttttatgaagagaacGTGATTGATAAAATGgaaacaactattattattaccatatgtaccagtgattgttttactgtgcctGTTTATTTAAGTGTATTAAATACATACATTCTGTGACCTTGCACACACTTGCGTACGCTCAGTAGTTCCGCTTGCAAACTTTGGCATGATCTCGGTATTATTAAGTTGCGAAGTATTTTGTGAACCAACaagtgttgtaatttatagatcatgcctgtaaaaatggcgtgtacctgcgcatgcagaaatatatatatatttcgatacCATTAGattgccaacaaatatatcttattATAACCGTCAATTGCCTTTTGGTTTTTGGCCTACGGAGGGATCCAATCTTATAACTGGCACGTAAtattcctgtagtggtgatcatagtcaatcgCGATTTGACGCCTACCACAATATAATATTTCTTAGATGTCATTCTTTGCATATTGTTTTCATATGTTCACATATTTTTCCTCGCTCTTTGGTATATTTTATACTCATCATGAAGATACAGACCCCTAGATTATCTAAGATAAAGACTCTTCTGCCTCCCTCACTTCAGTTAATTCGATTTTGATCCGACAACATCAAAGCCTGGTTCTGCCACACAGAAGCGGACTTCCACGTGCGAAATTCCTTACAGTAGTAAAGTCACTACTGTGCGATTTCAGCAGATACGTCACACTTAGTATGTTTACCAGTGATACTTTGGAACTTTATGAAACTTTAAGAAACGCTGTTCTTGGATGTGGAAATCTAACCAaccgacaaaggttagatcaactcctCAGCAATTTCGATCCATAACATAGCTCATTAACAGACAGTTTACTGCGAATGTTAGAGGTCATCGAGCGCCAGTTTAGATACCTTTTCATGTTCAAGCTTCCTCAACACGTGCAGGCGGTGCTTGTCTCATTTCAAAATAGTGTTGTAGGCGAGCTGGCTAAATCTGTCGACCGAATCGTGGAGATCACTAAAACGTCAAACGCCAAGGTCTGTTCAATCAAAGTCTCATTTTTCACAAGCCTCTTTTAAACTCTGACAAGTCGCCTTAATATTCTTCATGACTGTAGACATTCCGAAACTCCTCAGAGGAGTTCTTTACGTAAATAATCTGTCTCCAGATTACGAGAGATAGCAAGCCACGATTGATGCTGGTATCACGGTAACTATGGTGACTTTTCGTGAAACTGCAGGAAACCCCGCAGTTACTAAAACTCCAAACCGACAGGAAATATGCCTCGAGAACCTTCTCAACCGGCACGTGGTAACGGCAAtagtagccggcgaacatagtcGTCTACCATATATCAATGATGTGATTACGAAAGTTCTccacctcgtcgacactggagCAGGAGTTAGTGTTCTTCCGACAATTTCTAACGATGGGCCGCACGAAGCACTTTTCATATTACAGGCGGTGAATGGAAAATCGACTGCCACATATTGTGAGCGATATGTTAATCCTAatgtgggtttacgcaaacacATTCATTGGATTATcattgttgcagatgtttctatgcatATCATTTGCATGGACCAGCCACAACACTATAATCTATTCATCGACACTCGCAAACGGAGGTATGTAGatggaaatattaaattgtCATTTTCTGTAAATACTTTTTCCAGTTGTAGATCGTCTGCAGTCACAATGTGGTACACGATCGATCCATACTATTAGCAAATACTCGATACCTACCCCGAGATATATCAGACGTGACGAAAATTGTTGTGTAACCAGCACGAATGCATAAACGCGGCATTAACGTAAACATTCAGATGTATAATTGTCATCGATTCGCAGGATTTTCTCAGACACACTTTAGTCGCTAAAATCATCCTCCCTCAGGAAAGCAAAGTGGATACCACTAGGGATTATCCTAAGCCTACCACAATCACGCAACTACGCACTTTTGACGGCCCAGTAAGTTCGGAGACTGCTAGTCGGCTTCCTATGCTCCACTCGGAGTAACGAGCGTAAGTGAGAGACTCAAGAGACAGGTGAATAAACACCTGATAACAAGACAGaccatggaaaaatcgtacttcaccaacatggtgttgggtagcccacTTGCGActcttcctcagatattcttgatTCATTTTTTCACCCCTTTCTCTTGCAAGCTCTGATCACCATACAGAGGGCACAGAGCAAACCGTCAGCAATAGTTATGGAAGAAATTAAATGCTGCAAAATAAggtgacaagctagtaaatgaagagacatccatggactatcgtcgATTGCTGACGGAGTTAGTGGCCATCATTTGGAAGTCGAATGCTGAGTGACCTGGTGGTACTACTTTGGGCTGCGGAGACAGAACGAAGATGTACTTGATTGAAAgattaatcgaaccgacgttccttcGAACGTGGATTTTAAgagaagctaatgtaacagcttagatTGGTTGGTTAAGATCTGAACTCAAACAACGAAGTATATGTCAAAACCATAGAGCTCAGTCATCTATTCACtgccttattttgtataggcattatatttcctattatcttatattaaaTGTTGAGAAGCTTTGTATGTTTGTGCACGCAATCCCatgctccactgtgactgcgtgACAATTTAAATAACGACCTATTCAACACTAGTCTGGTTTATTGTATAAATAGAACGAGGGTTACTCAAAGACATGGAAAGTACCGCAGTGAACGCATTCAACTAGGCATTCGGAGCATTCTTACAACTATGTGAAAACATAAACTGACAACGTTTGCAAGACGCCGAACCCAGGTACAGCACTTACGGTTAGGAACTCCTAGTCATGTGTTGTGCTGTACAGCACTTTCTACTTGTTGTGGAAAGTCACTGATCACAAACCTATTATCTCTCATTCAGTTTATCTCCAGACAAGTACCACCTTCAGGAGTCTCGACAAATGGACTACATTTCTCAGCTTACTTCAGATATACAGCATATTTCTGGGGCAAACAAAGTAACTGCAGACTCTTTGTCTCGTATTATTCCTCGAACATCTTCCAAGGAATTGACCTTAATCtcacccagcttcaaaaagaagacactgatcttcggGACGAGTTATCTTTGACAACCCTAAAAATGTGTATTAAACAGAAGAGGACAGATAAGGAAACCTTATTATGAGGCATATCCACAGGTAAGGATCGTCCAATATTGAGGAAATACTATCGACTCAATGCCTTCAACACATCGCACATGTATTTCTGATTccggtgttcgtgcaaccaccAAGCAGAATGATTTGTTGGCCCCGTATGGATAAAGGCGTGAGGAAGTGGGCAAGCTCCTATGTAAGCTGCCAGAAATCTAAGATGATTAGataca is from Schistosoma haematobium chromosome 6, whole genome shotgun sequence and encodes:
- the CFDP1_1 gene encoding Craniofacial development protein 1, variant 2 (EggNog:ENOG410VBXI~COG:S); the protein is MRFRPINLVAHHTHYDVRLTYKWVTNLKYFENGMTVFQGRCAKERQLRFPLIIMSLSEDESTSDEEYIPPVKASKLEEDSESEYSDESESGDSDCISGKIIPSLDLALDSLTSQSSKKRPAKRYEYNLMMI
- the CFDP1_1 gene encoding Craniofacial development protein 1 (EggNog:ENOG410VBXI~COG:S), whose protein sequence is MSHSKTITGTYGNNNSCFHFINHVLFIKMRFRPINLVAHHTHYDVRLTYKWVTNLKYFENGMTVFQGRCAKERQLRFPLIIMSLSEDESTSDEEYIPPVKASKLEEDSESEYSDESESGDSDCISGKIIPSLDLALDSLTSQSSKKRPAKRNSKKSKITDCSPLSTTEDVKAYEDKVWNEFLNSDSTEKSNSTEKVNVVKKYQFAGEEVEVIQAVSNSNRTKGLGVSHNKTSTETIPLKPKAPSLGLGLTNALQNLKSTINSLPKLSTLEKSRLDWKQYVQKESLEDDLKAHNKGKEGYLERQAFFNRANEREYQYERQLRKSASSRKT